From the Pseudomonas monsensis genome, the window ACACCAACAGCAACGGCAGGCACAGCACCAGAAGAAGCAACAGTACGACAACCTTGAACGAGCCTTTGCGCTCGACGCTGAAGGCACATTCGTGCGGCCCGTACGCCTTGTAATCCTCGTCGCGGATCATCGAGGTTTTCTCGTTGATGTAGTCGACGCGGTTGTACTTCTGGATCGGCGTGAAGGTGTTAGACATCTCCATCAGCGTGGTGATGTTCTTGAAGCGCAGATCGACGCGCTCGCTGCCCTTGAGGTAATAGAGCACCGGTTTGTAGCCGTAGCGGTAGGTGTCGAAGGGGAACTCGGTGACCTGACCCTGCACACCGATCGGGCGTGGCTCCAGTTCGGCGTAAGCGCTTTTGTTGGTGGCCGAGAGGTTGCGGCTCAGGGGCTGAACCTTGACTTGCTCAAGAAAGATCGGCGTCACGCCGTAGGACCATTGCAACGGCTCCAGACGCAAACGCAGTTCATTGCGAGCGAGGTCGTAGCGGTTGAAAGTGCGTTCGGAGACCACCAGCGAACCGCTGAGCATGAACTCGCCGCGCAGGTTGTTGGTGACGCGCAAGGTCAGTTGATCCTTGCCCAGCAACGCCGCTTCGGTAGACGGCGGCGTGCCGCACCACGCGGTGCTTTCGCCGACACCGCCGAGCTGACCGCCACGGTTTTCCTTGAATACATAAAAGTAACTGGCCCACAGCGTCAGCATCAAAAGCAACGCGGTGAGGCCGAGGATTTTTTTGCCCGGACTCACTGATCAGACTCCCTTCTTCGGTTCCATCGTCCAGCCGAAAACCCGCTGGCGACGGCGACTCTACCAAAAGGCCACCATCGACCCAAGGAAAAATGCCCGATTCATGGGAGCCCTAAGGGTTTCCCCGGTACGCAAAACCCACACCGGTGTCCTTTATCAGGAAGATGTCAGCGTCTTCGGAACAGTGGGCGTGGCTCGATCACCGAGCGGCCGTAGAGCACGCTCATGCCGGCGAGTCCCTTGAGTGCGTCCTCAGCCGACTTGTCCTCGCGCACGGCAAAACTGTCGAAGCCGCACTGGCGCATATGGCTCAACTGATCGCGCAACACGTCGCCAATTGCGCGTAGCTCCCCTGTCCAGCCGAAACGACGGCGCAACAGATACGCCTGACTGTAGGCACGTCCGTCACGGAAACTCGGGAAGTCGAGGGCAATCAGCGGCAATGACGCCAGCCACGGGACCAGGCTCTCGACCTCATCGTCCGGACCAAGCCACACGGCGTGGGTCGAAGGCGATTCGAGCCAGTGTGCCAGTGGCAGAATCAACAACCCGTTGGGCCTCGGCATCAATGGCTCGCGTACCAGCGTCCACGGATCATCCGCCACAACCCGCGCCACGCCCTGCTCCAGTCGCAACAGATTGTTCATGCCGGCACCTCCAGCGTTTTCGGATAGACCCGCTCCTTGAACGGCTCCAGCCCGATGCGCGCCAGGGTATCGACAAACGATTCCTCACTCTCGCGATAACGCACGAAGGTGCCGATGATCCGCTCGATCACCTGCGGCACTTCGGCAGCACTGAACGACGGGCCGATAACCTTGCCCAGTGCGCTGTTTTTGCCCTGCGCCCCACCCAGCGTGATCTGGTACCACTCGCTGCCGTTCTTGTCGACGCCGAGGATGCCAATGTTGCCGATGTGGTGATGACCGCAGGCGTTCATGCAACCGGAGATGTTCAGGCTGATGTCGCCCAGGTCGTGCAGGTAGTCGAGGTTGTCGAAGCGCGCCTGAATCGCCTGGGCAATCGGGATCGACTTGGCGTTGGCCAGCGCACAAAAGTCACCGCCCGGACAGGCGATGATGTCAGTGAGCAAACCGACGTTGGCGCTGCCCAGACCGTGCTTGCTCGCCAGTTGCCACAGAGCGTAGAGGTCTGATTTGGGTACATCGGGCAGGACGATGTTCTGTTCATGCGCGATGCGAATCTCGCCAAAGCCGAACCGCTGCGACCAGTCCGCCACGGCGAGCATCTGCACCCCGGTGACATCCCCCGGCGCCGCAGCCATGCCCGGCTTGGTCGACAACACCACACTGGTGTAACCGGGCACCTTGTGCGGCTGCACATTGCGCGCGACCCAACGGGCGAACGCCGGGCTCTCGGCCAGTCGCGTGCCGAAGTCCAGATCGGTATCGGCCAGGGTGCGATAGGTCGGCGGTACAAACGCACTGGCGACCCGCTGGTATTCAGCGTCGGTCAACTGCGCCGGGCCGTCCTTGAGGTGCTGCCACTCCTCTTCGACTTCCTTGGCGAACGCCTCGATGCCCAGTGCCTTGACCAGAATCTTGATCCGCGCCTTGTACTTGTTGTCCCGCCGGCCGTGGCGGTTGTAGACCCGCAGCACCGCCTCGACGTAGGACAGCAGATGCTGCCACGGCAAGCCTTCGCGAATCTGCAGACCGAGGATCGGCGTGCGCCCCAGTCCGCCGCCGACGATCACCCGCAGCAGCATTTGCCCATCTGGGCCAGGATAAAGATAGAGGCCGATGTCATGCATCATGATCGCCGCACGATCCTGCTTCGCCGAACAGATGGCGATCTTGAATTTGCGCGGCAGAAACAGGAACTCCGGATTGATCGTCGACCACTGCCGGAGGATTTCCGCCAGCGGTCGCGGGTCGATCATCTCGTCCGCCGCGACCCCGGCAAATGCCTCGGTGGTGATATTGCGCACGCAGTTGCCGGAGGTCTGGATCGCATGCATGTTGACCTGCGCCAGACGTTCGAGAATGTCCGGCACTTCGGCGAGCTCAATCCAGTTGAACTGCATGTTCTGCCGTGTGGTGAAGTGGCCGTAACCGCGATCGTAATCGCTGGCGATGTCTGCCAAGGTGCGCATCTGTTCGGCACTCAAGGTGCCGTAGGGAATCGCCACACGCAGCATGTAGGCGTGCTTTTGCAGGTACAGGCCGTTTTGCAGGCGCAGCGGCAGGAACTCCTCTTCGCTCAACTCTCCAGCCATGAAGCGCTCGACCTGATCGCGGAATTGCGCAACGCGCTCGAACACCAGTGCGCGGTCGTAATCATCGTATTGGTACATGCAGCAACTACCCCATCAGAATTGTGCGCAATTGCTGTAGGAGTGAGCAGGCTCACTCCTACAGATTCTGCATGCACTATGACGAAGCAGCGCAGCACGTTACAGATTCACCTGAACGCATAAAAACCATATCAGGGCGCGGCAGAACGCCGCAGTCAGCCCTTCAATCTGATCCGCACAAATGAAAGATTCCTGAGCCTGTTTTGTTTCTGGCGGGGTTTCTACAGTGCAGCTCGTGCCAGACCAGGGTGGCCTGGCAAGACTTTGCAACC encodes:
- a CDS encoding DUF934 domain-containing protein gives rise to the protein MNNLLRLEQGVARVVADDPWTLVREPLMPRPNGLLILPLAHWLESPSTHAVWLGPDDEVESLVPWLASLPLIALDFPSFRDGRAYSQAYLLRRRFGWTGELRAIGDVLRDQLSHMRQCGFDSFAVREDKSAEDALKGLAGMSVLYGRSVIEPRPLFRRR
- a CDS encoding nitrite/sulfite reductase, which gives rise to MYQYDDYDRALVFERVAQFRDQVERFMAGELSEEEFLPLRLQNGLYLQKHAYMLRVAIPYGTLSAEQMRTLADIASDYDRGYGHFTTRQNMQFNWIELAEVPDILERLAQVNMHAIQTSGNCVRNITTEAFAGVAADEMIDPRPLAEILRQWSTINPEFLFLPRKFKIAICSAKQDRAAIMMHDIGLYLYPGPDGQMLLRVIVGGGLGRTPILGLQIREGLPWQHLLSYVEAVLRVYNRHGRRDNKYKARIKILVKALGIEAFAKEVEEEWQHLKDGPAQLTDAEYQRVASAFVPPTYRTLADTDLDFGTRLAESPAFARWVARNVQPHKVPGYTSVVLSTKPGMAAAPGDVTGVQMLAVADWSQRFGFGEIRIAHEQNIVLPDVPKSDLYALWQLASKHGLGSANVGLLTDIIACPGGDFCALANAKSIPIAQAIQARFDNLDYLHDLGDISLNISGCMNACGHHHIGNIGILGVDKNGSEWYQITLGGAQGKNSALGKVIGPSFSAAEVPQVIERIIGTFVRYRESEESFVDTLARIGLEPFKERVYPKTLEVPA